From the Hydrogenobacter sp. genome, one window contains:
- a CDS encoding VTT domain-containing protein, whose product MIEQFFPELKSYAQNFVASYGYTAIFLISFTESLIQPIPPYPFIVGAPLFKLSTYIAGAVALLGNMLGALVAYYMASFLGEAFVKRLLGERMYLKGESVFNKYGFFAVLIGEPYKLVCWLSGIFKMPLLSFLVASLIARGIRIGAFVFFGNFLEKLIN is encoded by the coding sequence TTGATAGAGCAGTTTTTTCCAGAACTTAAAAGTTATGCGCAGAACTTTGTTGCAAGTTACGGTTATACAGCTATATTTCTTATATCCTTTACAGAGTCTCTGATCCAACCCATACCACCTTATCCATTTATTGTGGGTGCACCACTTTTTAAACTCAGCACTTACATAGCTGGCGCTGTAGCCCTTTTAGGGAATATGCTCGGTGCCTTGGTAGCGTATTACATGGCGAGTTTTCTTGGTGAGGCTTTTGTAAAACGTCTTCTTGGTGAGAGAATGTATCTGAAAGGAGAGAGCGTATTTAATAAATATGGATTTTTCGCTGTTTTGATAGGTGAGCCGTATAAACTCGTCTGTTGGCTTTCTGGTATCTTTAAGATGCCCCTTTTGTCCTTTCTCGTGGCAAGCTTAATAGCGAGAGGGATAAGAATAGGCGCTTTTGTCTTTTTCGGCAATTTCTTAGAAAAACTTATAAATTAA